The following coding sequences lie in one Psychrilyobacter atlanticus DSM 19335 genomic window:
- a CDS encoding sensor histidine kinase, which translates to MITTYCKISGTLIQEDIEKILSLKETVSMLSNILGTDVFINCATKDKEKAIVVYHAKPPQNSLYTRNVSGETAISTKEPAVFRSFLTGLPSKNYKAITQEEEDVTQNVIPIKNNDNQTIAVIIVEYKDHGEKKLNSDLLNKTTNNLIKEISVSRTKIPEFVKDGVVVFNRNGDVVYSNKVAKLIYSKLGIYHNIFGRNYENITLTKSKFSKILEEVETKKIKEITISGISLAVSYFLTEFEEKETNVIMIVQDITKEKNDQKELMLRSVAIKEIHHRVKNNLQTIASLLRIQKRRVENEEVKKILDETINRILSIAITHEILSENGFNDLNIKKILKLVYKNFSNTSIDKINKIRFNVIGSDFYTNSETSTAIALVMNEILQNAVDHAFVGREKGDITINAEKTQFCFKISVSDNGVGMNVNERKDKNLGMMIVEKIVKDKLKGTFNVKSKIGKGTTVEFEFKNI; encoded by the coding sequence ATGATAACTACTTACTGTAAAATATCTGGAACATTAATACAGGAAGATATAGAAAAAATATTGAGTTTAAAGGAAACTGTTTCAATGTTGAGTAATATTTTAGGAACTGATGTCTTTATAAACTGTGCTACAAAAGATAAAGAAAAAGCAATAGTTGTTTATCATGCAAAACCTCCTCAAAATAGCCTTTATACTAGGAATGTATCAGGCGAAACTGCTATTTCTACAAAAGAACCAGCTGTTTTTAGAAGTTTTTTAACAGGACTGCCTTCAAAAAATTATAAAGCTATAACTCAAGAAGAGGAAGATGTCACTCAAAATGTCATCCCTATTAAAAATAACGACAATCAGACTATAGCAGTTATAATAGTTGAATATAAAGATCATGGTGAAAAAAAGCTAAACTCGGATTTATTAAATAAAACAACTAACAACTTGATTAAAGAAATAAGTGTTTCAAGAACTAAAATTCCAGAATTTGTTAAAGATGGAGTAGTAGTTTTTAATAGAAATGGAGATGTAGTTTATTCAAATAAAGTTGCAAAATTAATTTATTCAAAATTAGGAATATATCACAATATATTTGGAAGAAATTATGAAAATATAACTTTAACAAAATCTAAATTTTCTAAAATATTAGAAGAGGTTGAAACTAAAAAAATAAAAGAAATAACGATATCAGGAATATCATTAGCTGTTTCTTATTTTTTAACAGAATTTGAAGAAAAAGAGACAAATGTGATAATGATTGTACAAGATATTACAAAAGAAAAAAATGATCAAAAAGAATTAATGTTAAGGTCAGTAGCGATAAAAGAAATTCATCATAGAGTAAAAAATAATTTACAAACAATAGCTAGTTTATTGAGGATACAGAAAAGAAGAGTAGAGAATGAAGAAGTAAAAAAAATATTAGATGAGACAATAAATAGAATTTTAAGCATTGCTATAACACATGAAATATTGTCCGAAAATGGGTTTAATGATTTGAATATAAAAAAAATATTAAAATTAGTGTACAAAAATTTTTCAAATACATCTATTGACAAAATAAATAAAATAAGGTTTAATGTTATTGGAAGTGATTTTTATACGAACTCAGAAACTTCTACAGCAATAGCTTTGGTTATGAATGAAATATTGCAAAACGCAGTAGATCATGCTTTTGTAGGAAGAGAAAAAGGGGATATAACAATTAATGCTGAAAAAACACAATTTTGTTTCAAAATTAGCGTATCTGACAATGGGGTCGGAATGAATGTTAATGAAAGAAAAGATAAGAACCTAGGAATGATGATAGTTGAAAAAATTGTGAAAGATAAATTAAAAGGAACTTTTAATGTTAAAAGTAAAATTGGAAAAGGGACTACTGTAGAATTTGAATTTAAAAATATATAA
- a CDS encoding HpcH/HpaI aldolase/citrate lyase family protein, producing MKKLRRTMLFAPASNPKLLFNTSIYKPDCILFDLEDAVKYDEKDAARDLLVEALKAVDFGKCEIFVRINPLRTPFGSKAPFGELDVRALVPAGLTRMRLPMCEKPEHIEELDQLLNELEKENDIEAGTIKIQASLETPLGVMNALAIAQSSDRVVSISFGAEDFTRTLGTDRTKSATELFYARSQVSMAASIAKVDAIDTVWSDVADIEGFKNEVESAKNLGFAGKSCIHPSQLKIVHNIFTPSMEEVNKSLEIVAAAKSANIESGGVITVNGKMVDIPVIAKAERIVNLAKGAGLIK from the coding sequence ATGAAAAAATTAAGAAGAACTATGTTATTTGCACCAGCAAGTAATCCAAAATTGCTTTTCAATACATCCATTTATAAACCAGATTGTATTCTATTTGATTTAGAGGATGCTGTGAAGTATGATGAAAAAGATGCTGCTAGAGATCTATTAGTAGAAGCTTTAAAAGCAGTTGATTTTGGAAAATGTGAAATATTTGTAAGGATAAACCCACTTAGAACTCCCTTTGGAAGCAAAGCTCCCTTTGGAGAATTAGATGTAAGAGCATTAGTCCCAGCAGGTCTTACGAGAATGAGACTTCCTATGTGTGAAAAGCCAGAACATATAGAGGAATTAGATCAATTATTAAATGAATTAGAAAAGGAAAATGATATCGAAGCAGGAACGATAAAAATTCAAGCGTCTTTAGAAACTCCTTTAGGTGTTATGAATGCTTTAGCTATCGCACAATCTTCTGATAGAGTTGTATCTATTTCATTTGGTGCAGAAGATTTTACAAGAACTCTTGGAACAGATAGAACTAAATCAGCGACAGAATTATTCTATGCAAGATCACAAGTATCTATGGCTGCATCAATAGCTAAAGTTGATGCAATTGACACTGTTTGGTCAGATGTAGCTGATATAGAAGGGTTTAAAAATGAAGTTGAATCCGCTAAAAATTTAGGATTTGCAGGAAAATCTTGTATTCACCCATCTCAACTAAAAATCGTTCATAATATATTTACGCCATCTATGGAAGAGGTTAATAAATCCCTTGAAATAGTTGCAGCAGCTAAATCAGCTAATATCGAATCAGGAGGAGTTATAACTGTAAATGGTAAAATGGTAGATATTCCTGTAATTGCTAAGGCAGAAAGAATTGTAAACCTTGCTAAAGGTGCAGGATTGATTAAATAA
- a CDS encoding OadG family protein, with protein sequence MIFQAQMTFTQGLQLTAIAMIIVFTLLFIISLILGLFKYIPQEKKVPQKKKSTTAPVLAAGVNWNELESDEDMMIASLVASMEAAKGRKETNYKITRITKL encoded by the coding sequence TTGATATTTCAAGCACAAATGACCTTTACACAGGGTTTACAGCTGACGGCAATAGCTATGATAATAGTATTTACTCTATTATTTATCATATCTTTAATTTTGGGATTATTTAAATATATCCCCCAAGAAAAAAAAGTACCTCAGAAAAAAAAATCAACAACAGCTCCAGTATTAGCAGCAGGTGTAAATTGGAATGAATTAGAATCTGATGAAGATATGATGATCGCATCCCTTGTCGCATCTATGGAAGCAGCAAAGGGAAGAAAAGAAACTAACTATAAAATAACTAGAATAACGAAACTATAA
- the eutS gene encoding ethanolamine utilization microcompartment protein EutS: MDEKKRVIQEYVPGKQVTLAHLIAHPNNEIYKKLGLVGDNDGAIGILTITPGEASIIAADIATKNGDVQIGFLDRFSGTVVISGDISSVETSLESVISFLEETLKFSIAKVTRS; encoded by the coding sequence ATGGATGAAAAAAAAAGAGTTATACAGGAGTATGTCCCAGGGAAACAGGTTACTTTAGCCCATTTAATAGCACATCCAAACAATGAAATTTATAAAAAGTTAGGTCTTGTAGGAGATAATGATGGAGCGATAGGTATCTTAACAATAACACCTGGGGAAGCATCCATTATTGCAGCAGATATAGCTACAAAAAATGGTGATGTCCAAATAGGATTTTTAGATAGATTTAGCGGAACAGTTGTTATAAGTGGTGACATCTCTAGTGTTGAAACGTCTTTAGAGAGTGTAATCTCTTTTTTAGAAGAAACTTTAAAATTTTCAATTGCCAAAGTGACGAGGTCTTAG
- a CDS encoding oxaloacetate decarboxylase subunit alpha, producing the protein MKRLKITETALRDGHQSLIATRLTTDEILPILEKMDHVGYHSLEVWGGATFDACIRFLDEDPWERLREIRKRVKNTKLQMLLRGQNLLGYRHYGDDVVEKFVEKTIENGIDILRIFDALNDYRNIKTAVYATKKYGGHCQVCMAYTTSEIHTIDYYVEKAKEIEVMKADSICIKDMAGILLPEVAYELITKIKKVTSIPIELHTHCTSGIASMLYMKAIEAGVDIIDTGISAFSGGTAQPCTEVFAEVYKGHERDPKLNLDLLSEIADYFKPIKEKYRAEGILNPKVMDVEPKTIKYQVPGGMLSNLLSQLEGQGAADKYEAVLNEIPRVRKDLGFPPLVTPLSQMVGTQSVFNVLTGSRYKVVPKEIKDYVLGMYGQAPAELDEEIKKIIIKDEEPITHRPADDIEPEFKKLTMEIGELAKSEEDILMYALFPENARKFLEKKGKPQVEEIEEYQINIIV; encoded by the coding sequence TTGAAAAGGTTAAAGATTACAGAAACAGCACTGAGAGATGGTCATCAATCTCTAATCGCAACCAGACTTACAACAGATGAAATACTTCCAATCCTTGAAAAAATGGATCATGTTGGGTATCATTCTCTAGAAGTGTGGGGTGGGGCAACATTTGATGCTTGTATAAGATTTCTTGATGAAGATCCTTGGGAAAGACTTAGAGAGATAAGAAAGAGAGTTAAGAATACAAAATTACAGATGCTTCTAAGAGGTCAGAACTTACTTGGATACAGACACTATGGAGACGATGTAGTTGAAAAATTTGTAGAAAAAACTATTGAAAATGGAATTGATATTTTGAGGATATTTGATGCTTTAAATGATTATCGAAATATTAAAACTGCTGTATATGCAACAAAAAAATATGGAGGACACTGTCAAGTGTGTATGGCATATACAACAAGTGAGATCCATACTATAGATTATTATGTCGAGAAAGCTAAAGAAATCGAAGTTATGAAAGCTGACTCTATATGCATAAAAGACATGGCTGGAATTCTACTACCAGAAGTTGCCTATGAGTTGATCACAAAAATAAAAAAAGTAACATCAATACCTATTGAACTTCATACACATTGTACATCAGGGATAGCATCGATGTTATATATGAAAGCTATAGAGGCTGGAGTAGATATTATAGATACTGGTATCTCAGCATTTTCTGGTGGAACAGCTCAACCATGTACCGAAGTATTTGCAGAAGTTTACAAAGGCCATGAAAGAGATCCTAAATTAAATTTAGATCTTCTATCTGAAATAGCTGACTATTTTAAACCGATCAAAGAAAAATATAGAGCAGAAGGAATTTTAAATCCAAAGGTAATGGATGTTGAACCTAAAACTATTAAATACCAAGTGCCCGGTGGTATGTTATCGAATCTTTTATCCCAGCTTGAAGGGCAAGGAGCTGCTGATAAATATGAGGCGGTATTAAATGAAATTCCTAGAGTAAGAAAAGATTTAGGATTCCCGCCTTTAGTTACTCCACTATCACAGATGGTAGGAACGCAGTCAGTTTTTAATGTATTAACAGGATCTAGATATAAGGTCGTTCCAAAAGAAATAAAAGATTATGTTTTAGGAATGTATGGTCAGGCTCCTGCAGAGTTAGATGAAGAAATAAAAAAAATAATCATTAAAGATGAAGAACCAATCACTCATAGACCAGCAGATGATATAGAGCCAGAATTTAAAAAACTTACAATGGAAATTGGCGAACTAGCAAAATCAGAGGAAGATATACTCATGTATGCACTCTTTCCTGAAAATGCTAGAAAATTTTTAGAAAAAAAAGGTAAACCTCAAGTAGAAGAGATAGAGGAATACCAAATTAACATAATAGTTTAA
- the citD gene encoding citrate lyase acyl carrier protein, with product MIGICGNEKASDAVVTVNLDSKGRKIEIKSKLKKMFGSLMEKAVIEILDELKIENIDVKVEDFGALDFIIKARTKTAIRRTKNAGGIN from the coding sequence ATGATAGGAATTTGTGGAAATGAAAAGGCATCTGATGCAGTTGTTACTGTTAATTTAGATTCTAAAGGAAGAAAAATTGAAATAAAATCTAAACTTAAAAAAATGTTTGGTTCTCTTATGGAAAAAGCTGTTATAGAAATTTTGGATGAATTAAAAATCGAAAATATTGATGTTAAAGTCGAAGATTTTGGAGCTTTAGATTTCATAATAAAAGCCAGAACAAAAACTGCAATTAGAAGAACTAAAAATGCTGGAGGTATAAATTAA
- the citS gene encoding citrate/sodium symporter CitS, with protein MEKTISIKNEKKGFKVFGMPIQLFMFPLIAVLLVHFTDSLPTGIVGGFAFMYVFGIIFGEIGDRLPIWKEYIGGAPVLIFLAAAFFVYQGWFTEREITTVTNIMKKTKFLNLYIVALITGSILSVNRKLLLKSLVGYIPTILAGLLGASILGIIGGFIFGITPKEIMMMYVFPTMGGGNGAGAIPLSEIYESATGNPKETYYSYAIAILTIANIWAILVAAVLNKIGIKKPSLTGNGELVRTAILNLEEDEEVTVTARDMAAGLIIGLASYTLGYFLYKNVYNGIHYYAYMVLIIAALNGLDVVPLSLKQGSKKMQQFFSKQFTWILMVGVGIAYTDLGEIISAITPTNVIIALLIVVGAVIGSGIAGYAVGFYPIEASITAGLCMANRGGSGDIEVLGASQRMNLISYAQISSRLGGGIVLIIASIMFKILTS; from the coding sequence ATGGAAAAAACGATCAGTATTAAAAATGAGAAAAAAGGGTTTAAAGTTTTTGGGATGCCAATTCAATTATTTATGTTTCCGTTAATCGCCGTTTTATTAGTACATTTTACAGATTCATTACCTACAGGTATTGTTGGTGGCTTTGCTTTTATGTATGTATTTGGAATTATTTTTGGAGAAATTGGAGATAGATTGCCCATATGGAAGGAATATATTGGTGGAGCTCCCGTTTTAATATTTTTAGCTGCTGCATTCTTTGTTTATCAAGGCTGGTTTACAGAGAGAGAGATTACTACAGTAACAAATATTATGAAAAAAACAAAATTTTTAAATCTCTATATTGTAGCTTTAATTACAGGGTCAATTTTATCCGTTAATAGAAAACTTTTATTAAAATCATTGGTTGGTTATATTCCAACTATATTAGCAGGATTATTAGGTGCTTCTATCCTAGGAATAATAGGTGGATTTATATTTGGAATTACACCTAAAGAAATTATGATGATGTATGTTTTCCCAACTATGGGTGGAGGAAATGGTGCAGGAGCTATTCCACTATCTGAAATATATGAGTCAGCAACAGGAAACCCTAAAGAAACTTATTATTCTTATGCAATAGCGATATTAACTATAGCTAATATCTGGGCAATACTTGTAGCAGCCGTTTTAAATAAAATAGGAATTAAAAAACCTTCATTGACTGGAAATGGTGAATTAGTTAGAACTGCTATTTTAAATCTTGAAGAAGATGAGGAAGTAACAGTAACAGCAAGAGATATGGCAGCAGGATTAATCATCGGCTTAGCATCTTATACATTGGGATATTTTTTATATAAAAATGTATATAATGGAATCCATTACTACGCTTATATGGTATTAATTATCGCTGCTCTAAATGGATTAGATGTAGTTCCTTTATCTTTAAAGCAAGGATCTAAAAAAATGCAACAATTTTTCTCTAAACAATTTACATGGATTTTAATGGTAGGAGTAGGAATAGCTTATACTGATTTAGGTGAAATAATTTCTGCAATCACACCAACTAACGTTATAATTGCTCTTCTTATTGTAGTAGGAGCTGTAATAGGATCTGGAATAGCAGGTTATGCAGTAGGATTTTATCCAATCGAAGCTTCAATTACAGCAGGACTTTGTATGGCAAATAGAGGGGGATCGGGAGATATAGAAGTTCTTGGAGCTTCTCAAAGAATGAATTTAATCTCTTATGCTCAGATTTCATCTAGATTAGGTGGAGGAATTGTACTTATTATAGCCAGTATTATGTTTAAAATATTAACAAGTTAA
- a CDS encoding sodium ion-translocating decarboxylase subunit beta, whose amino-acid sequence MLEIITQFIGSTGLSLLNIQQMIMMMIACVFLYLAIKKGYEPYLLIPIAFGMLMVNLPGSALMDEGGLFYYLYKGTKLGIYPPLIFLCVGAGTDFGPLIANPKSLLLGAAAQFGIFFAFLGAIYLGFLGPEAASIGIIGGADGPTAIYLTSKLAPKLLGPIALAAYSYMALVPIIQPPIIRALTTKEEREVKMEQARHVSKNEKIIFPIVVTILVVLLLPSSAPLVGMLMFGNLIKESGVVPKLTDVASNTLMYLITIVLGLTVGATANAENFLNPQTLKIIALGLIAFAIGTASGVIFGKIMYKLSGGKINPMIGAAGVSAVPMAARVVQKVGQEENPQNFLLMHAMGPNVAGVIGSAVAAGILLNVFN is encoded by the coding sequence ATGCTAGAAATTATAACACAATTTATAGGAAGTACAGGACTTTCTCTTTTGAATATACAGCAAATGATAATGATGATGATTGCATGTGTATTTTTATACCTTGCAATAAAAAAAGGATACGAACCTTATTTATTGATCCCCATAGCATTTGGAATGTTAATGGTTAACTTACCCGGTTCTGCCTTAATGGATGAAGGAGGATTATTTTATTATCTATACAAGGGTACAAAATTAGGTATCTACCCCCCATTAATCTTTTTATGTGTCGGAGCAGGAACAGATTTTGGTCCACTCATAGCTAATCCTAAAAGTTTATTATTAGGAGCAGCAGCACAATTTGGTATATTCTTTGCCTTTTTAGGAGCAATTTACCTTGGGTTTTTAGGACCAGAAGCAGCATCTATAGGAATTATAGGTGGAGCAGATGGGCCAACAGCAATATATTTAACTTCAAAATTAGCACCTAAATTATTAGGGCCAATTGCCTTAGCAGCATATTCATATATGGCATTGGTTCCTATTATTCAACCACCAATCATTAGAGCTCTTACCACAAAGGAAGAAAGAGAAGTAAAGATGGAACAGGCAAGACACGTAAGTAAAAATGAAAAAATAATATTTCCTATAGTTGTAACTATTTTAGTTGTATTATTACTTCCGAGTTCTGCTCCATTAGTAGGAATGTTAATGTTTGGAAATTTAATTAAAGAATCAGGAGTAGTTCCTAAATTAACAGATGTTGCTTCTAATACTCTAATGTATCTTATTACAATTGTATTAGGTTTAACTGTTGGAGCTACAGCTAATGCTGAGAATTTTTTAAATCCTCAGACATTAAAAATAATAGCTTTAGGACTTATTGCTTTTGCAATAGGAACAGCAAGTGGAGTAATCTTTGGAAAAATCATGTATAAATTATCAGGAGGAAAAATAAATCCTATGATAGGTGCAGCAGGAGTATCAGCAGTACCTATGGCTGCAAGGGTAGTTCAAAAAGTAGGCCAAGAAGAAAACCCTCAAAATTTCTTGTTGATGCATGCAATGGGTCCAAATGTAGCAGGAGTAATCGGTTCAGCAGTAGCAGCTGGAATATTGCTCAATGTATTTAATTAA
- a CDS encoding EutP/PduV family microcompartment system protein: MKLMLVGKTGVGKTTLTQRLNKEKLEYKKTQMVDYIGEIIDTPGEYIENRHYYKALNVIAIDTQIVGLVQSSLDEVSVFPPNFSSMFLNKKVIGIITKVDLNKDTKIARNFLELAGVEEIIEIGKNCKIETLNSYIKGGK, encoded by the coding sequence ATGAAATTAATGTTGGTTGGAAAAACAGGAGTAGGAAAAACTACTTTAACCCAAAGGCTCAATAAAGAAAAATTAGAGTATAAAAAAACTCAAATGGTAGATTATATTGGTGAAATAATAGATACTCCTGGAGAATATATTGAAAATAGACACTATTATAAAGCTTTAAATGTTATAGCTATAGATACTCAAATTGTAGGATTAGTTCAATCAAGTTTAGATGAAGTTAGCGTTTTTCCACCTAATTTTTCATCAATGTTTTTAAATAAAAAAGTTATAGGAATAATAACTAAAGTAGATTTAAATAAAGATACAAAAATAGCTAGAAATTTTTTAGAACTTGCAGGAGTTGAAGAAATTATTGAGATTGGGAAAAACTGTAAAATAGAAACTTTAAATAGTTATATAAAGGGGGGGAAATGA
- a CDS encoding ANTAR domain-containing response regulator, which translates to MKIRVVIAEDDPLTRMDISEILTEAGYDVVGEASDGIEAITECKEKNPDIALLDIKMPIITGLQVSKILSNEHFEGCTVLLTAYNIEEYINKATENNVMGYLLKPVEEKTFLSHLKLIYNNHRNTKSLKKEVEEIKETLVGRKIIEKAKGIIMESKKVSEDEAYKLLREISMAKRVSMLSLSKIILMTGEFNDNYLL; encoded by the coding sequence ATGAAGATTAGAGTTGTAATAGCAGAAGATGACCCGCTTACTAGAATGGATATATCAGAAATATTAACAGAAGCTGGATATGATGTTGTAGGTGAAGCTAGTGATGGTATAGAAGCTATAACTGAATGTAAAGAAAAAAATCCAGATATAGCATTACTCGATATTAAAATGCCTATAATCACAGGACTTCAAGTCAGTAAAATATTGTCTAACGAGCATTTCGAAGGATGTACGGTATTGTTAACTGCGTATAACATAGAAGAATATATAAATAAAGCTACCGAAAATAACGTTATGGGATATTTATTAAAACCTGTTGAAGAAAAAACTTTTTTATCTCATTTAAAATTAATTTATAATAATCATAGAAATACAAAATCTTTAAAGAAAGAAGTCGAAGAAATTAAAGAAACATTAGTTGGTAGAAAAATAATAGAAAAAGCTAAAGGAATAATTATGGAATCTAAAAAAGTTTCTGAAGATGAAGCATATAAACTTCTACGAGAAATAAGTATGGCTAAAAGAGTAAGTATGTTAAGCTTATCAAAAATAATTTTAATGACAGGTGAATTTAATGATAACTACTTACTGTAA
- a CDS encoding GntR family transcriptional regulator: protein MRELVYDQLKELIIDGTLQPGSRIIETDYAEKFQISRTPIREAIRMLELEGFVESQSKGGVTVTGINKLDIDEIYKIRIALEEIILKEVILRANSDDIQKLDNLMIETKDLLDDKNRIDDVFGLFSSFNDILYEIAKLNRVTEMIKNLNLYMKRFRRMAIDSGKRKEIAFEDHKAIVKSIKEKDIIKTLKLNKVHLERSRDFIINNL from the coding sequence ATGAGAGAACTAGTATATGATCAATTAAAGGAATTGATCATAGATGGTACATTACAACCAGGAAGTCGAATTATAGAAACTGATTATGCTGAAAAATTTCAAATAAGCAGAACACCTATAAGAGAAGCTATTAGAATGTTAGAATTAGAAGGTTTTGTAGAATCTCAATCAAAAGGTGGAGTCACTGTAACTGGTATTAACAAACTAGACATAGATGAAATCTATAAGATAAGAATTGCGTTAGAAGAAATAATTCTCAAAGAAGTTATACTTCGAGCTAATTCTGATGATATTCAAAAATTAGATAATCTCATGATAGAAACTAAAGACCTTTTAGATGATAAAAATAGAATAGATGATGTATTTGGCCTTTTTTCATCATTTAATGATATCCTCTATGAAATAGCCAAATTAAATAGAGTTACAGAGATGATTAAAAATTTAAATCTTTATATGAAAAGGTTTAGAAGAATGGCTATAGACAGTGGGAAAAGAAAAGAAATTGCATTTGAAGATCACAAAGCTATTGTAAAATCTATAAAAGAAAAAGATATTATAAAAACTTTAAAACTTAATAAAGTTCACTTAGAAAGATCTAGAGATTTTATTATTAATAACCTTTAA
- a CDS encoding biotin/lipoyl-containing protein: MKKIYKIKVNGKAYEVELQEISSVQGEIKAETVGEPTPVSIATGGESVTAPMPGIIVDIKVKKGDSVAKGQLVAVLEAMKMETEIFASNAGTIIAVNMEKGAQVNLGDVIVSLG, encoded by the coding sequence ATGAAAAAAATATATAAAATAAAAGTTAACGGGAAAGCATATGAAGTAGAATTACAGGAGATAAGTTCAGTACAGGGTGAAATAAAAGCAGAAACAGTAGGAGAGCCAACACCAGTATCTATAGCAACAGGGGGAGAAAGTGTAACTGCTCCAATGCCAGGAATCATTGTAGATATAAAAGTAAAAAAAGGTGATAGTGTTGCCAAAGGTCAGCTTGTAGCAGTTCTTGAAGCTATGAAGATGGAAACGGAAATTTTTGCATCGAATGCCGGAACTATAATAGCAGTTAATATGGAAAAAGGTGCACAAGTTAATTTAGGAGATGTAATAGTATCTTTAGGATAG